The genomic segment CAGCAGTTTCTCGCTGACCGGGCTGAGCCTCCTGGTCATCGTGGCCACCGTCGCGGTGCTCGCCATCGCGCTGCTCACGTCGGTGTTCGACGCGCGGCTGGAAGCGCGCAACGAGATCCTGCGCGTCACTCGCGAGGCTTCGGAGGAGCGTCAGCTGATGCTGCAGCGCGAGCGCTCCGCGCGGGTGGAGATGGAGCGGATCAACACCCTCAAGGACCAGTTCCTCGCGACGCTGTCGCACGAGCTGCGCACGCCGCTCAACGCGATCCTGGGGTGGGTGCAGCTGCTGCAGGTGAAGAAGGACGAGGCCTCGGTGCACAAGGGGCTGCAGACGATCGAGCGCAACGCGCGGCTGCAGGCCAGGCTGATCGAGGACCTGCTGGACATGAGCCGCATCGTGGCCGGCAAGGTGCGGCTGGAAGCGACGTGGGTGGACGTCGGCCCGGTGATCGGGGCCGCGGTGGAGGCAGCGCGGCCGTCCGCGTTCGCGCGCGGCCTGTCGCTCGAGTCCGGAGTGGCGCCGGGACTGCCGCTGGTGTGGGGCGACCCGGCGCGGCTGCATCAGGTGATGTGGAACCTGCTCGCCAACTCGATCAAGTTCACGCCGGAGGGCGGCCGCATCAGGGTGGAGGTGTGCCTCGAAGGCGAGCGGCTGTGCGCGCGCGTGAGCGACACCGGCGAGGGCATCGCGCAGGAGTTCCTGCCGCATGTCTTCGACCGGTTCCGCCAGGCCGACGCCGGCGAGGCACGGCGGCATGGCGGGCTGGGGTTGGGCCTGTCCATCGTGCGGCAGCTGGTCGAGCTGCATGGCGGCACGGTCGAGGCGCAAAGCGCGGGGCCGGGCCGCGGCGCCACCTTCACCGTGTGGCTGCCCACGCGTACGGCGAAGGCGCCCGCGATCAGCGAAGGCCGGCCGGAGCTGCCCGAAGCCGCGCCTTTCTCGCCCCGGCGCCTGGACGGCATTCGGGCGCTGCTGGTCGAGGACGACCAGGACGCGCGCCACCTCGCCGAGCAGATCCTGCGCGAATGCGGCATGGCGGTGCAGAGCGTCGACAGCGGCCCGGCCGCGCTGCAGGCCATCGACCGCCAGGCGCCCGACGTGCTCATCAGCGACATCGGCATGCCCGGCATGGACGGGTTCGAGCTGATCGCCCGCATCCGCCGGGACCCGCGGCCCGCCATTGCGGGGCTGCCGGCCATCGCGCTGACGGCCTTCACCCGCGCGGAAGACCGGGAGCGCGCGCTGCGCCAGGGCTTCGACCGTTTCCTGCGCAAGCCGGTCGACGCCACGGAGCTGGTGAGCGAGATCGCGGCGCTGGCCGGCTGAGCGGTGCGCGCCCGCGCACGGGCGGACAGCGCGGCGTTAGAGTCATGCCATGGCTTCCGAAACGGTTCGCGACGACATGGTGGCGGCGATGGTCCGCAGCGTTCCGGGCCGCACACCCCTGGTCTTCGACTCGCCGCACAGCGGCACGAACTACCCCGGGGACTTCGCGTACTCCTGCGACTTCGCATTGCTGCGCACGGCCGAGGACACGCACGTCGAGAAGCTCTACGACTTCGCGCCTTCGCTGGGCATCGCCTGGATCGAGGCGCTGTTCCCGCGCAGCTACCTGGACGCCAATCGCGGCGAGCACGAGGTCGACGTCGAGATGCTCGACGGCCGGTGGGAAGGCGAGGTGGTCACCGACCCGGTCGCCCTGTCCAAGGTTCGATTGGGCAAGGGCCTGGTCTGGAAGAACACCGACACCGGCGAGGCGATGTACTCGCGCAAGCTGCGGCCGCAGGAGGTGCGCCAGCGCATCGATCGCTGCTGGCGGCCGTACCACCAGGCGGTGCAGCGCGCGATCGAGGAGGCGCATGCGCGGCACGGCTACAGCGTGCACCTGAACTGCCACTCGATGCCCTCGGTGGCCGGCAGCCACGCCACCGACCATCCCGGCATCGCGCATGCCGACTTCGTGCTCGGCGACCGCGACGGCAGCACGGCCGATCCGCGCCTGACCGCGCAGCTGGCCGAGTTCCTGCGTTCACGCGGCTACGACGTGAAAGTCAACTTCCCGTACAAGGGCGTGGAGCTGGTGCGCCGCTACGGCGAGCCGGCGCGGCAGCGGCACAGCATCCAGGTGGAAGTCAACCGGAAGCGGTACATGGACGAGCGGACGTTCGAGCTGCTGGCAGCCGCCAAGATGCTGAGGGAGGATCTGAAGGCGATGGCGCAGTGGTTGCTGGGGGTGGATCCGCGGCGAATGTGATCACCGGGCGCGCCCATCACCCCAGCCCTCTCCCCGGAGGGGAGAGGAAGCAAGTCACTTCTTCTCTTTGGGCACGCGGCCCATCAGATAGAACTCGGGATTCGGCACCATCCCCGAGAAGCTGGCCATCCGGTTGGACAAACCGAAGAACGCGGTGATCGCCGCGATGTCCCAGATGTCCTCGTCGGAAAAGCCGTGCGCGTGCAGAGGCGGGAAATCGGCCTCGTCGATCTCGTCGGAACGCAGGCAGACCTTCATCGCGAAATCCAGCATCGCGCGCTGGCGCGGCGTGATGTCGGCCTTGCGCCAGTTGACGGCCACCTGGTCGGCCACCAGCGGCTTCTTCTCGTAGATGCGAAGGATGGCGCCGTGCGCCACGACGCAATAGAGGCACTTGTTCGCCGCGCTGGTGGCGGTGACGATCATCTCGCGTTCGCCCTTGGTCAGGCCGCTCTCGCGCCCGACGGTTTCAGGCGTCATCAGTGCATCGTGATATGCGAAGAAGGCGCGCCACTCGGCCGGCCG from the Ramlibacter henchirensis genome contains:
- a CDS encoding MHYT domain-containing protein — its product is MLQGRYEPALVLISVLVAVLASYTALALAERVNRAGGTAARWWIAGGGFAMGAGIWSMHFIGMLAFRLPIPLGYDLGLTLVSWALPVAVSGLALSQASLANPTLRHLAVSAVLMGVGINAMHYVGMAAMRMEPGIQWNGLLVLASLLIAVCAAAAALWIAFSLRRRSGGWRARSVAAAFMGLAVVGMHYTGMAAASFPEGSVCLAASSSFSLTGLSLLVIVATVAVLAIALLTSVFDARLEARNEILRVTREASEERQLMLQRERSARVEMERINTLKDQFLATLSHELRTPLNAILGWVQLLQVKKDEASVHKGLQTIERNARLQARLIEDLLDMSRIVAGKVRLEATWVDVGPVIGAAVEAARPSAFARGLSLESGVAPGLPLVWGDPARLHQVMWNLLANSIKFTPEGGRIRVEVCLEGERLCARVSDTGEGIAQEFLPHVFDRFRQADAGEARRHGGLGLGLSIVRQLVELHGGTVEAQSAGPGRGATFTVWLPTRTAKAPAISEGRPELPEAAPFSPRRLDGIRALLVEDDQDARHLAEQILRECGMAVQSVDSGPAALQAIDRQAPDVLISDIGMPGMDGFELIARIRRDPRPAIAGLPAIALTAFTRAEDRERALRQGFDRFLRKPVDATELVSEIAALAG
- a CDS encoding N-formylglutamate amidohydrolase, whose translation is MASETVRDDMVAAMVRSVPGRTPLVFDSPHSGTNYPGDFAYSCDFALLRTAEDTHVEKLYDFAPSLGIAWIEALFPRSYLDANRGEHEVDVEMLDGRWEGEVVTDPVALSKVRLGKGLVWKNTDTGEAMYSRKLRPQEVRQRIDRCWRPYHQAVQRAIEEAHARHGYSVHLNCHSMPSVAGSHATDHPGIAHADFVLGDRDGSTADPRLTAQLAEFLRSRGYDVKVNFPYKGVELVRRYGEPARQRHSIQVEVNRKRYMDERTFELLAAAKMLREDLKAMAQWLLGVDPRRM
- a CDS encoding peroxidase-related enzyme, which translates into the protein MTATRYPMATLDQVPDDIRARILEAQEKAGFVPNVFLALARRPAEWRAFFAYHDALMTPETVGRESGLTKGEREMIVTATSAANKCLYCVVAHGAILRIYEKKPLVADQVAVNWRKADITPRQRAMLDFAMKVCLRSDEIDEADFPPLHAHGFSDEDIWDIAAITAFFGLSNRMASFSGMVPNPEFYLMGRVPKEKK